In Flagellatimonas centrodinii, a single window of DNA contains:
- a CDS encoding pilus assembly protein: MRPSKAHHRFHQLLCLTAGIALPVLAQAAALPYISADSMQKYTALPVTSVDSAQPQAMITLSKDHSLFLKAYNDYTDLDNDGVIENTYKHAFDYYGYFDSYKCYTYNTGSNRFVPATVNDQVVTEAGDSAANLAAKYCGGGQWSGNFLNWAAMARIDVVRKILLGGKRMIDESVSTGGARTVLERTYLPNDAHSWAKYYKGADIKALTPFDVSDITLCNTTLNPGFNTVSQKVTDPPLLRVAKGNYTLWAANERWQCLWSDEQSASNDNDAAKSGIPAGSSNPVRNTVALGSGVRKGDFAVQVEVCVTDFADGDRCKTYPDGTPKPIGLLQEYGDSERMWFGLTVGTYAKNKSGGDVMKRIEPLTDEINVNVDGRFIKVAGLKRANGAVASDNPAQSSGMVNALSLYRIVEYDHGDGVYDDCSFRLASFDDGDCANWGNPIAEAYLQTLRWYANLQPTGQFRGNDKTYISALNPPQSFQPPSVTEANGSCLSLNTIVFNSSTISYDGDQLDANSYGIDSNGMEWGTTSEKLAHLVGELEGIHGKTFFVGTAGNTAPGDDGHQICTAKKVDSLGAVTGICPEAPRLDGTFKIAGMAYYAYNNDINIDGKVSGSQALKTYAVQLASATPTLQVPVPGSKKQVTLLPSCLNLDLNPDTTANRKLTGACSIVDFKIVEPHTEAAGVGKGKVYINWENGEQGGDFDQDMWGTLSYEITASQLKVTTQTFGYSGGGARMGFGYIVSGTKQDGVHYHSGAGGSNGSGNSGGRNSGPFFFKSNYGGTDCSVRRSGSGDNGCRLSDPATTRTFDLGNSDAQLLKDPLWYAAKYGGFSGKHTYGSGTPLQQSQWDVLDAEGNPGPDGNPDNYFFAVEPRQLEDALRRVFNEIIGRTSSGTAASVVANAREGVGAVFQALFEPSRQDNSGREVEWIGTLHALWIDELGRLREDGNANRKLDDLATDPVVELFFDETNPIEENRRTRVRRFKGDPAVVTAELDEIERLKTLWNGRERLSALANVTTQRNYSALASGGRHVLTWLDLDRDGIVDVGEQQAFASGSFGNGNFGILNTQTLADAQKLVNYSRGQDFNGLRNRTIDYKNTNTPQVMRMGDIVQSTPTAVSQPAESFDLLYDDATYATFRERYRNRRQVVYVGANDGMLHAFNGGFYDAADRAFDLTGNNSEVSHPLGAELWAYVPFNLLPHLTWFSDPDYTHVWGLDGKPRIFDARIYDNKTCADATHPCGWATLLVVGFRFGGGDLTLPARKGGSVTSGFADFHAAQAFPNNSTLKTRSAFVVLDVTDPESPPKVLAEIASDEIGFASSFPTVVANRGRGLKPGDAANTDDAWYLVFGGGPDNLDTTITNLGEAQSSRNGKFFVYDLKKLVAAAPSVAPAKVYDLGATAAKSFVTDPVTVDWDLDFRADTVYFGTVSTTVEKQKNNANEDTVSVIKAQSGKLFKLDLKESKVVNDWVAPKVMLNPAAPVVATPSVTFDEVGNRWVMAGTGRFYADLDKPSTFNNYLFGVIDSDTNTAGASAPIYNFGNLVDVSAARVKTDNTLITPIAIGGGNTASDIDSLTQGVIKAGGWKLNLAAPGGPTERNVTQTSILGDVFFAAGFTPSDSLCSGEGRSQLYGLYYKTGTARGDLPIFGAVTDGVTDIEEAVRDIDLGVGLAAAPSLHVGAARDQRGITVLTQTSTGAIERREADVSGSARSGEVDWREPRP, encoded by the coding sequence ATGCGCCCCTCGAAAGCTCACCACCGATTTCACCAACTGCTCTGTCTGACGGCCGGCATCGCACTGCCCGTGCTGGCGCAAGCGGCGGCGCTGCCCTACATCTCCGCCGATTCGATGCAGAAGTACACCGCACTGCCGGTGACCAGCGTCGATTCCGCGCAGCCCCAGGCGATGATCACCCTGTCGAAGGATCATTCGCTGTTCCTCAAGGCCTACAACGACTACACCGATCTTGATAACGACGGCGTCATCGAGAACACCTACAAGCACGCGTTCGACTACTACGGGTATTTCGACAGCTACAAGTGCTACACCTACAACACCGGCAGCAACCGCTTCGTCCCGGCCACCGTGAACGACCAAGTGGTGACTGAAGCGGGTGACAGCGCAGCCAACCTGGCGGCCAAGTACTGCGGCGGTGGGCAGTGGAGCGGCAACTTCCTCAACTGGGCGGCGATGGCGCGCATCGACGTGGTCCGCAAAATTCTGCTTGGCGGCAAACGGATGATTGACGAATCGGTCAGCACCGGTGGGGCGCGGACCGTGCTGGAGCGCACCTACCTGCCCAATGATGCCCACAGCTGGGCCAAGTACTACAAAGGCGCCGACATCAAGGCGCTGACGCCGTTTGACGTCAGCGATATCACGCTATGCAACACCACCCTCAACCCGGGCTTCAATACGGTGTCGCAGAAGGTCACCGATCCGCCGCTGCTGCGGGTGGCGAAGGGAAACTACACCCTCTGGGCCGCCAACGAGCGCTGGCAGTGCCTGTGGTCGGACGAACAATCGGCGAGCAATGACAATGACGCCGCCAAGTCCGGTATCCCGGCCGGCAGCTCCAACCCGGTCCGCAACACGGTGGCGCTGGGTTCCGGCGTGCGCAAGGGCGACTTCGCAGTGCAGGTGGAAGTCTGTGTCACCGACTTTGCTGACGGCGACCGCTGCAAGACCTATCCCGATGGCACCCCGAAACCGATCGGTCTACTACAGGAATATGGCGACAGCGAGCGCATGTGGTTCGGGCTGACCGTCGGCACCTATGCCAAGAACAAGTCGGGTGGCGATGTGATGAAGCGCATCGAGCCGCTGACCGACGAGATCAATGTCAACGTCGACGGGCGCTTCATCAAAGTGGCGGGGCTGAAACGGGCCAACGGCGCGGTGGCCAGCGATAACCCCGCACAGTCCTCCGGCATGGTCAATGCCCTCTCGCTTTATCGCATCGTCGAGTACGACCATGGCGACGGGGTGTACGACGACTGCAGCTTCCGGCTGGCCAGCTTTGATGACGGCGACTGTGCCAACTGGGGCAACCCGATCGCCGAGGCCTATCTCCAGACCCTGCGCTGGTACGCCAACCTGCAGCCCACCGGACAGTTCCGCGGCAACGACAAAACCTACATCAGCGCGCTCAACCCGCCACAGTCGTTCCAGCCGCCGTCGGTCACCGAGGCCAATGGCAGCTGCCTGTCGCTGAACACCATCGTGTTCAATTCCAGCACGATTTCCTATGACGGCGACCAGCTTGACGCCAACAGCTACGGCATCGATTCCAATGGCATGGAATGGGGGACCACATCGGAAAAGCTAGCGCACCTGGTGGGCGAGTTGGAGGGTATTCACGGCAAGACCTTCTTCGTCGGCACCGCCGGCAACACGGCCCCGGGTGATGACGGCCATCAAATCTGCACCGCGAAAAAAGTGGACAGCCTGGGCGCCGTTACCGGCATTTGCCCGGAGGCACCGCGCCTGGACGGCACCTTCAAGATTGCCGGCATGGCCTACTACGCCTACAACAACGACATCAACATCGACGGCAAGGTCAGTGGCAGCCAAGCCCTCAAGACCTATGCCGTACAGCTGGCCTCCGCCACCCCGACCCTGCAGGTGCCGGTGCCAGGCTCGAAAAAGCAGGTCACCCTGCTGCCCTCCTGCCTCAACCTCGACCTCAACCCCGATACCACCGCCAACCGAAAGCTGACCGGCGCCTGCTCCATCGTCGACTTCAAGATCGTCGAGCCGCACACGGAAGCCGCCGGGGTCGGCAAAGGCAAGGTCTACATCAACTGGGAAAACGGCGAGCAGGGCGGCGACTTTGACCAGGACATGTGGGGAACCCTGAGCTACGAAATCACTGCCAGCCAACTCAAGGTCACCACCCAGACCTTCGGCTACAGCGGAGGCGGCGCCCGTATGGGCTTCGGCTACATCGTCTCCGGCACCAAACAGGATGGCGTGCACTACCACTCCGGCGCGGGCGGCAGTAACGGCAGTGGCAACAGCGGCGGCCGCAACAGCGGGCCGTTCTTCTTCAAGAGCAACTACGGCGGCACCGATTGCAGCGTGCGGCGCTCCGGCAGTGGTGACAACGGCTGTCGCCTCAGCGATCCCGCCACCACCCGTACCTTCGACCTCGGCAACTCGGACGCCCAGTTGCTGAAGGATCCGCTCTGGTATGCGGCCAAATACGGCGGCTTCAGTGGCAAACACACCTACGGCTCCGGCACCCCGCTGCAGCAGAGCCAGTGGGACGTACTCGATGCCGAGGGCAATCCGGGCCCCGACGGCAACCCCGACAACTACTTTTTTGCGGTCGAGCCCCGGCAGCTTGAGGATGCGCTGCGCCGGGTGTTCAACGAAATCATCGGTCGTACCTCGTCCGGCACGGCAGCCTCGGTGGTCGCCAATGCCCGCGAGGGCGTTGGCGCCGTATTCCAGGCCTTGTTCGAACCCTCGAGACAGGACAACAGCGGCCGAGAAGTGGAGTGGATCGGCACCCTCCATGCGCTATGGATCGACGAGCTGGGCCGGCTGCGCGAGGATGGTAACGCCAACCGCAAGCTCGACGACCTGGCCACCGACCCGGTGGTGGAACTGTTCTTCGACGAAACCAATCCGATCGAGGAGAACCGCCGTACCCGTGTCCGTCGCTTCAAGGGTGATCCCGCAGTCGTGACCGCCGAGCTCGACGAGATTGAGCGCCTCAAGACCCTGTGGAATGGTCGCGAGCGCCTCAGCGCGCTCGCCAACGTCACCACTCAACGGAACTACAGTGCCTTGGCATCGGGGGGGCGACATGTATTGACGTGGCTCGACCTTGATCGCGACGGCATCGTCGACGTCGGGGAGCAGCAAGCCTTCGCCAGCGGCAGCTTCGGCAACGGCAATTTCGGCATCCTCAATACACAGACCCTGGCCGACGCGCAGAAGCTGGTGAACTACAGCCGTGGCCAGGATTTCAACGGCCTGCGCAACCGCACCATCGACTACAAGAACACCAATACGCCGCAGGTGATGCGCATGGGCGATATCGTGCAGTCGACCCCGACGGCGGTGTCGCAGCCGGCGGAGTCCTTCGATCTTCTCTACGACGACGCCACCTATGCGACCTTCCGCGAACGCTATCGCAACCGCCGGCAGGTGGTCTACGTCGGCGCCAACGACGGCATGCTGCATGCCTTCAACGGCGGCTTCTATGACGCGGCCGACCGGGCTTTCGACCTCACCGGCAACAACAGCGAAGTCTCCCACCCGCTGGGGGCCGAACTGTGGGCCTACGTGCCGTTCAATCTGCTGCCCCACCTCACCTGGTTCAGCGATCCTGACTACACCCACGTCTGGGGGCTTGATGGCAAGCCGCGGATCTTTGACGCCCGCATCTACGACAACAAGACCTGCGCCGATGCCACCCATCCCTGCGGCTGGGCCACCCTGCTCGTGGTCGGCTTCCGGTTCGGCGGCGGCGACCTGACACTGCCGGCGCGCAAGGGCGGATCGGTGACCAGCGGCTTCGCCGATTTTCACGCTGCCCAGGCGTTCCCCAACAACAGCACCCTCAAGACGCGGTCGGCGTTTGTGGTGCTCGACGTCACCGACCCGGAATCACCGCCCAAGGTGCTCGCCGAGATCGCGTCAGACGAGATCGGCTTCGCCTCCAGCTTCCCCACGGTGGTCGCCAACCGTGGACGCGGCCTCAAGCCGGGTGATGCCGCCAACACTGACGACGCCTGGTATCTGGTGTTCGGCGGCGGCCCCGACAATCTCGACACCACCATCACCAACCTCGGAGAGGCGCAGAGCAGCCGCAACGGCAAGTTCTTCGTCTATGACCTGAAAAAGCTGGTGGCGGCCGCGCCATCGGTGGCACCCGCCAAGGTCTATGACCTCGGGGCCACCGCTGCCAAGTCCTTCGTGACCGATCCGGTGACGGTGGACTGGGACCTGGATTTCCGCGCCGACACGGTGTACTTCGGCACCGTCTCGACCACGGTCGAGAAGCAGAAAAACAACGCCAACGAAGACACGGTGTCGGTGATCAAGGCGCAAAGCGGCAAGCTGTTCAAGCTGGACCTCAAGGAATCCAAGGTCGTCAACGACTGGGTCGCACCGAAGGTCATGCTCAACCCGGCTGCGCCGGTGGTGGCCACGCCGTCGGTGACCTTCGACGAGGTGGGCAACCGATGGGTGATGGCGGGCACCGGCCGTTTCTACGCCGATCTCGACAAGCCCAGCACCTTCAACAACTATCTCTTCGGCGTGATCGACAGCGATACCAATACAGCAGGTGCCAGCGCGCCGATCTACAACTTCGGCAACCTGGTTGATGTCTCGGCGGCACGGGTCAAGACCGACAACACCTTGATCACGCCAATCGCCATTGGTGGCGGCAACACCGCCAGCGATATCGACAGTCTCACCCAAGGTGTGATCAAAGCGGGCGGATGGAAGCTGAACCTCGCTGCACCCGGCGGCCCCACTGAGCGCAATGTCACCCAGACTTCGATCCTCGGTGACGTCTTCTTCGCCGCCGGCTTTACCCCGAGCGACAGTCTCTGTAGCGGCGAAGGCAGAAGCCAGCTCTACGGCCTCTACTACAAGACCGGCACCGCGCGTGGCGATCTGCCCATCTTCGGTGCCGTCACCGACGGCGTCACCGACATTGAAGAGGCGGTACGTGACATCGACCTTGGCGTCGGCCTGGCGGCGGCGCCGTCCCTGCACGTGGGCGCGGCTCGCGACCAACGCGGGATCACGGTATTGACGCAGACCTCCACCGGCGCCATCGAGCGCCGGGAAGCCGACGTCAGCGGCAGCGCGCGCTCGGGTGAAGTCGACTGGCGAGAGCCGCGTCCGTGA
- a CDS encoding type IV pilin protein: MSRLRTRGVTLIEMMVVVVIIGILAAIAIPSYQRYVERARQSDAQGCVLETLQRAERFYTRGNRYPDVIGSLYGSDAKTIGCGEDDDYELAVADATAGCPLTGCLEIVATPVSSRMSGTGVFHLRYDSREPLANRTQRWRLYSGNKLDW; encoded by the coding sequence GTGAGCCGGCTCCGTACCCGGGGGGTGACGCTGATCGAGATGATGGTGGTCGTGGTGATCATCGGGATACTGGCCGCCATCGCCATTCCCAGCTACCAGCGCTACGTCGAGCGGGCACGGCAATCTGATGCCCAGGGCTGCGTACTGGAGACCCTGCAGCGGGCCGAGCGGTTCTACACGCGGGGCAACCGCTATCCCGACGTCATCGGCTCGTTGTACGGCAGCGACGCCAAGACCATCGGCTGCGGCGAGGACGATGACTACGAACTGGCCGTGGCGGACGCGACGGCTGGCTGTCCGCTGACCGGTTGTCTGGAGATCGTGGCGACGCCGGTGTCGAGCCGCATGAGCGGCACCGGCGTGTTTCACCTGCGCTACGACAGTCGTGAGCCGCTGGCCAACCGGACCCAGCGTTGGCGCCTCTACAGCGGCAACAAGCTCGACTGGTAA
- a CDS encoding NAD(P)/FAD-dependent oxidoreductase, with translation MQGPTDVIVVGAGVVGLTTARALLAAGLRVLLLERAATPARQASWAGGGIVCPLRPWAEPPAVWSWVDRSRALYPSLADTLRDETGIDIEYRLSGIEWQLPLAERLTAAAAWLQTAGLVFERHAEALCCDSLGQVRNPRLGRALAAAVRRAGGEIRHAEVARLQRRGDRITGVVLADGGVLAAAAVVVASGPWAGSLLGAIGVPSSVAPVRGQMLLKRVPGAAGRRIGIGESVYVIPRADDHVLIGSTVESVGFDSRVTPEALIHLQRAADAQFPWQAASPVLAQWAGLRPGSADDMPTVGPGGPDGLWLNVGHYRNGIALAPACAEHLAAVICAQPQAAQRYQSSLLPL, from the coding sequence ATGCAGGGACCGACGGACGTGATCGTGGTGGGCGCAGGCGTGGTGGGCCTGACAACCGCCCGTGCCCTGCTGGCGGCCGGTCTGCGGGTCCTCCTGCTCGAGCGTGCAGCAACGCCAGCGCGGCAGGCCAGCTGGGCCGGCGGCGGCATCGTCTGCCCGCTTCGTCCCTGGGCGGAGCCGCCGGCGGTGTGGTCGTGGGTCGACCGGTCACGAGCCTTGTACCCGTCGCTGGCCGATACGCTGCGCGATGAGACCGGCATCGATATCGAATATCGCCTCAGCGGAATCGAGTGGCAGTTGCCATTGGCCGAGCGTCTGACGGCGGCAGCGGCCTGGCTGCAGACCGCCGGGCTGGTATTCGAGCGCCATGCCGAAGCCCTGTGCTGCGACAGTCTGGGCCAGGTCCGTAACCCGCGGTTGGGGCGGGCACTGGCGGCCGCGGTGCGGCGCGCCGGTGGCGAGATCCGGCACGCCGAGGTTGCTCGGTTGCAGCGGAGGGGTGATCGGATCACCGGAGTGGTGTTGGCGGACGGCGGCGTCCTGGCGGCCGCTGCCGTGGTGGTCGCATCGGGACCATGGGCCGGGTCGCTGTTGGGCGCCATCGGGGTCCCCTCATCGGTCGCCCCCGTTCGCGGCCAGATGCTGCTCAAGCGGGTGCCCGGCGCGGCCGGGCGCCGGATCGGCATCGGCGAGTCGGTCTATGTGATTCCGCGTGCGGATGATCATGTCCTGATCGGAAGCACGGTCGAATCAGTGGGCTTCGACAGCCGTGTGACTCCCGAGGCGCTGATTCACCTGCAGCGTGCCGCTGACGCCCAGTTCCCGTGGCAGGCGGCATCGCCGGTCCTGGCACAGTGGGCAGGCCTGCGGCCGGGCAGTGCGGACGACATGCCCACGGTCGGCCCCGGCGGGCCGGACGGCCTGTGGCTCAACGTTGGCCACTATCGCAACGGCATTGCCCTGGCGCCGGCTTGTGCCGAGCACCTGGCAGCGGTGATCTGCGCCCAGCCGCAAGCTGCGCAGCGTTACCAGTCGAGCTTGTTGCCGCTGTAG
- a CDS encoding type IV pilin protein: MRSTQGFTLIELLITLVVAAILAALAIPAYQNNVDRGRRAVAVNALTELHTAQQGFQLKRRRFAADFEPLVGIKGDTLYLDAGKRMTLDKGSEPLYEVKLELDSGVWSGFSATAVGIQARDEDCTRFRLGADGLQSAVDGGGADTTAQCWR; this comes from the coding sequence ATGCGATCAACACAAGGCTTCACCCTGATCGAGTTGCTGATCACCCTGGTGGTGGCAGCCATTCTCGCCGCACTGGCCATCCCCGCGTACCAGAACAACGTTGATCGGGGTCGGCGCGCGGTGGCGGTGAACGCACTCACCGAGCTGCATACCGCGCAGCAGGGCTTCCAGCTCAAACGCCGCCGCTTCGCCGCCGACTTTGAACCATTGGTCGGGATCAAGGGGGATACCCTCTACCTGGACGCGGGCAAGCGCATGACCCTGGACAAGGGCAGTGAACCGCTCTATGAGGTCAAGCTCGAGCTCGACAGCGGCGTCTGGTCCGGATTCTCGGCGACTGCCGTCGGCATACAGGCGCGTGATGAGGACTGCACCCGCTTCCGACTCGGCGCTGATGGGCTGCAGTCGGCGGTGGACGGCGGCGGCGCCGACACCACAGCACAGTGCTGGCGGTAA
- a CDS encoding GspH/FimT family pseudopilin — MTRGFTLIEVLVVIAILGIAAALAVPGLRALLNSGQRSEAASELYVSLMQARSEAVVRNNPISIVPVDGNWSFGWRTLVDADGDDVADAIDIDGDGTADADAGLLSEVQLTNVDLDWRTTPSPLPRIRINRSGRVTDALQVLLCGPDARRSREVSARPAGQIRLRDLADDPDTFATGCSG; from the coding sequence GTGACCCGAGGATTCACCCTGATCGAAGTGCTGGTGGTGATCGCGATACTCGGTATCGCTGCCGCACTGGCCGTACCCGGCTTGCGCGCCCTGCTGAACAGCGGGCAGCGCAGCGAGGCGGCGTCGGAGCTGTATGTGTCGCTGATGCAGGCCCGCAGCGAGGCCGTCGTGCGCAACAACCCGATTTCCATCGTGCCGGTCGACGGCAACTGGTCGTTCGGCTGGCGCACCCTGGTCGATGCCGATGGCGATGATGTCGCCGATGCCATCGACATCGATGGCGATGGCACCGCCGATGCGGATGCCGGGCTGTTGTCGGAGGTCCAGTTGACCAACGTCGATCTCGACTGGCGTACCACCCCCAGCCCACTGCCGCGTATCCGTATCAACCGAAGTGGCCGGGTCACCGATGCGCTGCAGGTCCTGCTCTGTGGGCCCGATGCGCGACGGTCGCGCGAAGTCAGTGCCCGTCCGGCGGGTCAGATTCGCCTGCGTGATCTTGCCGATGACCCCGATACCTTTGCCACCGGGTGCAGCGGGTGA
- the pilV gene encoding type IV pilus modification protein PilV → MKRRRAHGFTLVEVLITVFVIGVGLLGMAGLQVIAKKTAYDATQRTLASQAVQDILTRMRANAGVAGAYLTDDATALEAPASACDSSDCDPTALAAWDLYRWGRVLSEGGEVDDEGAATGGLVTPTACVLAGATTGHYRIAVAWRGITPLPPPEDADDPSDPANVACGVDAYLDAEGIDDYRRVLVLDAFVADPTP, encoded by the coding sequence GTGAAACGCCGGCGCGCCCATGGCTTCACCCTGGTCGAGGTGCTGATCACCGTGTTCGTGATCGGGGTGGGCCTGCTGGGGATGGCGGGGCTGCAGGTGATCGCCAAGAAGACCGCCTATGACGCCACCCAGCGCACCCTCGCCAGCCAGGCGGTGCAGGATATCCTCACGCGCATGCGCGCCAATGCCGGGGTGGCCGGAGCCTACCTCACCGACGATGCCACCGCCCTCGAAGCGCCCGCGAGCGCCTGCGACAGCAGTGATTGCGACCCCACTGCGCTGGCAGCGTGGGACCTGTACCGCTGGGGCCGGGTGCTGTCGGAGGGCGGCGAAGTCGACGACGAGGGTGCAGCCACCGGCGGCCTGGTGACACCAACCGCCTGTGTGCTCGCCGGCGCCACCACCGGCCACTACCGGATCGCCGTGGCCTGGCGCGGCATCACCCCGTTGCCGCCGCCGGAAGACGCCGACGACCCCTCCGACCCCGCCAATGTTGCCTGTGGTGTCGATGCCTATCTCGATGCCGAGGGCATTGACGACTACCGTCGGGTGCTGGTGCTCGATGCCTTTGTGGCGGACCCCACCCCATGA
- a CDS encoding PilW family protein, protein MSQRRRQQGFTLIELMIAGTLGLVLLLALVQLFLDNQRNREQNRQLAGLQDQGRYALAELGRDLTMAGFWGGVFQGRQITVAASAADALAGSADCGPGGAAGWAFLTTERVAFWDDAEEAAVTERFGCLANLRAGTDVVAIRRVSGEAALEADTCINAVLEPFHIYLKTNGVLGTLLRLTDPALDVCTGDEPLQAPVQFYTYLPRLYYVRDYAVTAGDGIPTLCRKTLSQANPAAMIDECIAEGVEDLQIVWGIDSDGDATHAPDRYRSQPDALELGRAVTAQIFLRVRAREPDPRHSDVKTYTYGDRSGDRAYVPRNADAEADGTAPRRYYRRVFTTTVHLRNPLP, encoded by the coding sequence ATGAGCCAGCGCCGTCGCCAGCAGGGCTTCACCCTGATCGAGCTGATGATTGCCGGTACCCTCGGTCTGGTGCTGCTGCTGGCGCTGGTGCAACTGTTCCTCGACAACCAGCGCAACCGCGAACAGAACCGTCAGTTGGCCGGGCTGCAGGACCAGGGCCGCTACGCGCTGGCCGAACTCGGCCGTGACCTCACCATGGCCGGCTTCTGGGGCGGCGTGTTCCAGGGGCGCCAGATCACGGTGGCGGCGTCCGCCGCCGATGCGCTGGCCGGCAGCGCCGACTGCGGACCCGGTGGTGCTGCCGGCTGGGCCTTCCTCACGACCGAACGCGTCGCATTCTGGGACGATGCCGAGGAAGCGGCTGTCACCGAACGCTTCGGCTGTCTCGCCAACCTGCGTGCCGGCACCGACGTGGTGGCGATACGGCGGGTGTCGGGCGAGGCCGCGCTGGAAGCCGACACTTGTATCAACGCGGTGCTGGAGCCGTTCCACATCTACCTCAAGACCAACGGTGTGCTGGGCACGCTGCTGCGACTCACCGATCCGGCGCTGGATGTCTGCACCGGTGACGAACCGCTGCAGGCACCGGTGCAGTTCTATACCTACCTGCCGCGCCTGTACTACGTCCGCGACTACGCAGTGACCGCGGGCGACGGCATTCCCACGCTCTGTCGCAAGACCTTGTCGCAAGCCAATCCGGCGGCGATGATCGATGAGTGCATTGCCGAAGGCGTGGAGGACCTGCAGATTGTCTGGGGCATCGACAGCGATGGCGACGCCACCCACGCGCCGGATCGCTACCGCAGCCAGCCGGACGCACTGGAACTGGGCCGCGCGGTCACCGCGCAGATCTTCCTGCGCGTCCGCGCGCGCGAACCCGACCCCCGCCACAGCGACGTCAAGACCTACACCTACGGCGACCGTAGTGGCGACCGTGCCTACGTGCCGCGCAACGCCGATGCCGAGGCCGACGGCACCGCGCCACGGCGCTACTATCGGCGGGTGTTCACGACTACGGTCCATCTGCGAAATCCACTGCCATGA
- a CDS encoding PilX N-terminal domain-containing pilus assembly protein, giving the protein MNVTPPRQQGAALATALLFLIVLTLLGIGALREARLSLRMAANESYRVDALETSQSLVDALLADVDANFPVTQQADVQLACFPGNLTADAAPLHAPFACGTATLTPPDTPNDALDSATYVEIWREAVNGEALISAASIGTTETTARVRYARFRITAGLDRAPVGEGVAEVVQGVQIAVPAVDGVNLF; this is encoded by the coding sequence ATGAACGTGACCCCGCCACGTCAGCAGGGTGCCGCCCTGGCCACCGCGCTGCTGTTCTTGATCGTGCTGACCCTGCTCGGCATCGGTGCCCTCCGGGAGGCTCGCCTGTCGCTGCGAATGGCGGCCAACGAGTCCTACCGGGTGGATGCACTGGAGACCTCGCAGTCGCTGGTGGACGCGCTGTTGGCCGACGTTGACGCCAACTTCCCGGTGACGCAGCAGGCCGATGTCCAGTTGGCCTGTTTCCCCGGCAACCTGACGGCGGACGCGGCGCCACTGCACGCGCCGTTCGCCTGCGGAACGGCCACCCTGACGCCGCCGGATACCCCCAACGATGCGCTCGATTCCGCCACCTACGTGGAAATCTGGCGGGAGGCGGTCAATGGCGAGGCGCTGATCAGCGCGGCGTCCATCGGCACCACCGAAACCACCGCTCGGGTGCGCTATGCCCGCTTCCGCATTACCGCCGGACTCGACCGCGCGCCGGTGGGTGAAGGCGTCGCTGAAGTGGTCCAGGGCGTGCAGATCGCCGTTCCCGCCGTTGATGGCGTCAACCTGTTCTGA